The sequence below is a genomic window from Armatimonadota bacterium.
CTGAAGCGAGCCAACGAGAAAGGCTTTGCCAAGAAGATGATCATCACTGACGGCGTGTTCTCGATGGACGGCGATATCGCGCCGTTGCCTGCGATCGTCGAACTGGCCGAGAAGTACGACGCGTTCGTGATGGTGGACGATGCCCACGCCAGCGGCGTACTGGGTAAGAACGGCGCCGGCTCGACGTCGCACTTCAACCTTTATGGTCGAGTCGACATCCAACTCGGAACCTTGTCAAAGGCCCTCGGCGTCATGGGCGGATACATCGCGGGATCGCAGAACCTGAAGGAGTGGTTGATCAACCGCGGCCGACCGTATCTCTTCAGCACGGGGCACCCGCCGATGGTTGCGGCGGCGCTGATCGCGGCGCTGGATATCATGCAAACCGACCCTGAGCCGATGAAGAAGCTTTGGGACAACGCTAACTGGTGGAAGAAGGCTCTGGCCGAGGAAGGCTTCGACACGATGGGTAGCGAAACTCCGATTACGCCGGTTTACGTCGGCGATGAAGGGAAGGCCCAGCAGATGGAGAAGATGCTTTGGGATGAGGGCGTCTATGCCCTTGCGATCGTCTTTCCAACGGTTGCTAGAGGTAAGGCTCGATTGCGCACGATGCCGAGCGCAGCGCATACTCAGGAAGACCTCGATTTTGCGCTTCAGGCGTTCAAGCGGGTTCGCGACAAGCTGAAATAAGAAGAGAGGGCTCAATCGAGCCCTCTCTTCAACTTGATCCGTTTTCGAATTTAGACGCGGAAGCCAACGCCAACTGTGACGAGGTTGCCTGAGTTACCGCCTCGGTGGAGGTACAGGAAACCGGCGTCAATGCTGACTTCGCTCGAAACATGGTACGAGCCCTTCACGCCAGCCATCAGGTTGGTGGACTTGTCGACCGAGTCGTAGTACAGACCGCCGCAAAGCTGCCAGTTGAGAGGCATTTCGCCCTGGGTGGCCATGTCCTTGAAGTAAAGGAACGTGAAGTCGTTCTTTCCGTTGAATCCATCACCGCCGAGAACGCCGATTCCGACCGATGCGTCGGACTCAATGTACTGTCGATAGGTGAAGTCCCAGATGTTGGCGCCGGCAGCTCGTGAGAACATGCCACCGAAGACACCAGGACCCTTTGCGCTCTCGCTAACGGCCTTCTCGAACGAGACGACATAGCCGTTGGAAGAGCCGCCGCCATTGACGGTGTACCGAGCGAACGGGCTGTAGTTGATGTACAGACCCTGCTTGGTGCTGCTGGAGGCCAGGTCAGACTTCGAAACTGCTCCAAACTGAGCATTGGCAGAAACAGCTCCAAGTGCCGCCCCTACTACGATTGCATATTTTAGGACTTTCATTTTCTCCCTACGAAACGGACGATCCATACTCCGTTACGGATGCGTGAATTGTACGTGATTTGTTTCGTTCGACGCAAGAAAATTTAGGTTCAAGTGAGTCTGGTACCCTTTAGGGAACCGATGCCAGATGAGAAAACAGTGACGTATGACCCGCTGATCGAGCTAATGAAGCGGTTCGAGAACGTTCGGATCAGCGATTCCGGCACGGACGCATTCGAAGGTTTGTCCATTGAGGACCAGCTTAAAAAGCACATCGTAGACGGGGTGAAAAAGAACCTTGAATCCCGTTTGGAAGAGGCGCTGAAGACATATTCGCCGCTCGATATCATCAACGAGATTCTCCTCGACGGTATGAAGACCGTCGGCGAACTTTTCGGATCGGGCAAGATGCAGTTGCCGTTTGTTCTGCAAAGCGCAGAGGTGATGAAGACGGCGGTTCGATTCCTCGAACCCCTGATGGAGAAGACCGAAGGATCGGAAAAGGGATCGGTCTTGCTGGCAACGGTGGCGGGTGACGTTCACGACATCGGCAAGAACCTGGTCGACATCATTCTTTCTAATAACGGTTACCGGGTTGTGAACATCGGCATCAAGCAGCCGATCTCGGCGATCATCGAGGGAGCCCAGCGCGGCAATTGCCAGGTGATCGGCCTTAGCGGCCTCTTGGTGAAGAGCACGTTGATCATGCGCGACAACCTTCTCGAACTGAACGAGCGGGGCCTCCATCACTATCCAGTCATTCTTGGTGGCGCGGCGCTGACGCGAGCTTACGTTGAGGAGGACCTTCGGTCGATCTACCGAGGAAAGGTTTATTACGCACAGGACGCCTTCGAAGGGCTTCGGCTGATGGAGTCGGTCAATGACATTGATTTCACTGCCGAGACCGACGAAAGTGGGGAAGAGGAGTTTGCGCCGCGAGTGACCTCGCACCGACTGGATGCGCTTGAGAAGGACTTGTACGTGTTCGATGGCGTTCGGTCCGAAATTCAGCCACTGGCCGAAAGTCCGGCTCTGCCATTCTATGGTGCCAAAAAGCAGACTCGATTTGGCATCTTCGAACTTTACAAATTCATCAATCCGATCGCTCTTTACCGCGGCCAATGGCAGTTCAAACGACAAGAGGGGATGGGCAATCTTGAGTTCAACGAATGGCTGAAGGAGAACGTCGATCCGATCTTTGATCGGATGTGTCGCGAACTTGCGAGTGTGCTTCAGCCGAGAGTGAAGTGGGGCTACTTCCCGTGTAACAGCGAGGGCAATGACCTGATTATCTATCAGGAGGATGCGGCGACTGAGCGGCTACGGTTCTCTTTCCCGCGTCAGCGGGACGGGCGTCGGCTTTGTTTGGCCGACTTCTTCCGACCGGTCGGCGAAGCGCCAGACACCGTTGGTTTTCAGATCGTGACCGTCGGCGCGGAAGTCAGCAAGCAAGAGCGAGCGCTGTTTGAGAAAGGGGACTTTCAGGACTACCTTTTCACGCACGGCATGGGGGTTGAGACGGCGGAGGCGTTGGCCGAATATTGGCACAAAATGGTACGGCAGGAGATGGGAATCGCCGACCAAGAGCCGGACGATATGAGGCTCCTGTTCAGCGCGAAATACCATGGTGCGCGGTACTCGTTTGGGTATCCGGCGTGTCCAAACCTGGAAGACCAGAGCAAGCTTTTCGAACTGCTTCAGCCGGAGGACATCGGTGTGGAGCTAACCGAGGAGTTCATGCTGAACCCGGAGCAGAGCACGAGCGCCATCATTGTTCACCACCCTGAAGCAAAGTACTTTAATATCAGGTGATTCTGCTGGTAGGTTTGTGAGAAACTAGGGGGATGCCCTTGCTTGTGCCTTGCGTTGCGCTCCTGCTAGCTTCCTCTGCCAATGCTAAAGTCCACGCCGACCTGGTCGCGAAGAATGAGCCTTCGCGCGACGTGTGGGTGTTTCGATGCGTTTTGGACCACTTTCCCCGGATGGCTACGTTGGCCCTTGGTCCGGGCTACTGGCTAAGCTACGACGCCTCAAACTGTGGCCTCTATAAGTTCTGGAAGGGCGAGGTCAAGTTCGATGGAGCGGTCTACACGACGGTGCACGGCCCACAGCCGACGACTGACGGCCCGGCGATCGAGCAAGGATCGACGACGGATGAGGCCTGGACGGTCTTCGTCGATGGAAAGGCGCAGAGCGTCAAGCCGCGGTATCGCGGCCATCGTTTCGATCTGAAGGATCGAAACATCGTTCACTTTCAGTACGACTTCAAAGTCGGCGGTAAGACGGTTCGGGTCAACGAGACCCCGACCCTCCTTTGGAGCGACGGCAAGCCGGTTGGCTTGCGGCGGCAATTCAGCGTCGGTGACTACACAGCCGACGGGTTCAAGGGGGCGACGATGGGTTCGCTTTCGTTCGAGGTGGCGTTGGGTAATGCCAACGGGACGTTTAAGCACTTCCTGCCGTCGGGTGGCACATACTCGGTCGAAAACGGCAAGAATGAGTTCAAATTCAGCGGCAATTTGGCGACGGTCGATGCTCTGATGGACCCGGCTCCGGGCGCTCTTCAGACGGTCATCGACTCAAAGGAGCTTTACGCTTCGATCTCGCCACAAGGGGGAAGTCAGGACCAGCAGAAGAAGGAGCAGGAGTCCGACGTACGCGAAGCAGGCTTGGCCTACCGCGGCTACCAGTTGGATCGAGCCTTGCTCTTCATCCCGCGATTGGTGCCAAACCAGACGCCGAACGTGAGCCGCAAGATCGACCAGATTCTTTTCTTCGGATCGGACGACTTTGGCTTGCAGGGCAAGATGTACGTCGACATTTCCGGCTGGATCAAGATCAAGAAGCCGGGCCTTTACCTGTTCCGCCTCAGTTCGGATGACGGCTCACGACTGACAATCCGTGGCGAAAAGGTGATCGACAACGACGGCGTGCATGAGGCGGTGGCAAAGGAAGGTTCGCTAGAGCTCGACGCCGGTTCGCACCCGATGAAGCTGGAGTACTTTAACAACACGCCGGATTCATTCCTGCAATTGGAGTGGAAGAAGCCGGGCGACGCCAACTGGGATGTGGTTCCCGCCGATGCGTTTGAAACATTGGCGGACGAGGTTCGAGTCACGAGCCCTGGAAACAAGAAGGTTATCGACTCGCTGTTCCCGCAACGACCAGGTGACGGCCGTCCGCTCTTGGACGTTCACCCGTCGTTCGACTTGACGACCCCGCGACCGAAGGACTTCAATCCTCGGGTTGGCGGCATGGACTTCTATCCCGATGGGCGAATGGTCATGTGTACCTGGGATCCAGACGGTGCGGTTTATGAGGTTAGCGGAACCGAGACGGGTGATCCGTCGAAGGTGAAGGTCAAGAAGATCGCAACCGGTCTTTCGGAGCCGCTCGGAATTAAGATCGTTGGCAAAGACATTTACGTGTTCCAGAAAGGCGAAATGACTCGTCTACGCGACCTGGACGGCGACGGGATCATCGACGAGTATTATTGCCTCTGCAACGGCTTTGGCGTGACCGAGAACTTCCATGAATTCTCGTTTGGTCTGGTCTACGACAAAGGCTACCTTTACGGAACATTGGCCATCGGCATGAACGCGGCGGGACGTAGTACTGAGAAGCAGAACTTCGACCGGGGACGCGTCATCAAGGTGAACGCGACGACCGGTGACTACCAGTTCGTGGCTTCGGGCCTGCGAACGCCCAACGGCATCTCGAAGGACGCGAAGGGGCGAATCTTCATCACGGACAACCAGGGCGACTGGCTTCCGTCGTGCAAACTTCTAGAGCTGACGCCGGGGGCATTTTACGGTAACCGGTCGGTCGATCCGGACGGCATGAAGAATACGAAGGATGTTCTGCCGATCTGCTGGTTCCCGCAGGGCGAAATCGGAAACTCGACCAGCCAGCCGGCATCGTTTGACTACGGACCCTACAAGGGGCAGATGATCGTCGGCGACGTGACGCACGGCGGTCTCAAGCGCGTGTACATGGAGAACGTCAACGGCCGGCTCCAGGGTACAGCGTTCCGTCTAACTCAGGGCTTGGAAGCGGGCATCAATCGCGTCATCATCGGCCCGGATAAGTCGGTCTACGTCGGCGGTATCGGTTCGACCGGTAACTGGGGCCAGGAAGGGAAGGAGCGGTACGGACTGCAACGCCTGACCTACAACGGCAAGACCACGTTTGAGATGCTGGCGGTTCGCCCGGCGAAGAACGGCGCGGAGATCGAATTGACCGAGCCGCTTCTCGACAATGGCTTGCCTTACTACTTGTCAGACTTCTTTGTCTCGACGTGGACGTACGTGCCGGAGAACACTTACGGCGGCCCGAAAGTGGACGAGAAAGAACTGCCGGTGAAGTCGCTGACGATCTCCAAAGATCGCAAGAAGATCTTCTTGGAATTCGATGGCGTCCAACCCAACCATGTTCTTTACTTCAAGATGCCGTCTGAGCTTCAGGCGGCGAACGGCGACCTGATGTGGTCGACGGAGGCCTGGAGCACGGTGAACTCGGTTCCGAACCGAACCGGAAAGGTTAGCCCGGCGAAGACGGTTGCCAACTACAGCGTGATGAGCGCCGAGGAGAAGGCCGAGGGCTTTAAGTTCCTGTTTGATGGTTCGAGCATGGACGCCTTCCGAGGCTACAACCGCAAGGACCTGCCGAAGGGATGGGTGATTGCCGACGGCGTGCTGGCTTACGTGCCGGGCGTCGAAGGCGGCGACATCATCACCAAGGAGCAGTACGGCGACTTCGAACTCCGCATGGAGTGGAAGATCAGCGAAGGCGGCAACTCGGGCATCATGTACCACGTGCAGGAAGGGAAGGGCGCGACTTTCGAGACGGGCATCGAGATGCAGGTCTTGGACAACGCTCGCCACAACGACGGCAAGAACCCGCTGACGTCGGCGGGATCGGCGTACGGCCTGTATGCGCCGACGCAGAAGGTTGTGCTTCCGGCGGACCAATGGAATCGAGTCCGCATCATTTGCAAGGGCAACCATGTGGAGCATTGGCTGAACGGCGTGAAGGTGGTCGAATACGAAAAGGATTCGCCTGACTTCAAGGAACGACTTGCCAAGAGCAAGTTCAAGGACTGGGCAGACTTCGCGAAGTTCTCGACGGGCTACATCGCTCTGCAGGACCACGGCGACACGGTCGCTTTCCGAAATATTCGAATCCGAAAACTGTAATGGTTGAAACGAAGGCTCTAGCGATCAACGAGGATAAGTCGATTCACGAAATCGACTATCCCACGGCGCTAGAGCGCTTTCGGAAAGGAACCGAGGTCACTTGGATTCATATCTTCGATGAGGATCCGCACGAGAGCGCCCAAATGCTTCTCAATGACTTCGGGTTCCACCCGGTGGGCGTCGAAGACGCGGTTGGGCGAGACGAGCGGCCTGAACTGAAAGAGTTTGAGGACCATGTGTTTCTTGTTGC
It includes:
- a CDS encoding glycine C-acetyltransferase, with the translated sequence MNPGFETWLSDQLQVLRDQNLYKVPKILESPAGGRVRMNGKEVVNLSSNNYLGLANHPKVRQAALDAIEKWGVGAGAVRWIGGTMTVHQELEEKLAEFKHTEAVLVFTGGFTANSGCIPAVLTDKDVVISDELNHASIIDGVRLSPAEYKKSAGWVYGHKDMDQLEDCLKRANEKGFAKKMIITDGVFSMDGDIAPLPAIVELAEKYDAFVMVDDAHASGVLGKNGAGSTSHFNLYGRVDIQLGTLSKALGVMGGYIAGSQNLKEWLINRGRPYLFSTGHPPMVAAALIAALDIMQTDPEPMKKLWDNANWWKKALAEEGFDTMGSETPITPVYVGDEGKAQQMEKMLWDEGVYALAIVFPTVARGKARLRTMPSAAHTQEDLDFALQAFKRVRDKLK
- a CDS encoding DUF1080 domain-containing protein, translating into MPLLVPCVALLLASSANAKVHADLVAKNEPSRDVWVFRCVLDHFPRMATLALGPGYWLSYDASNCGLYKFWKGEVKFDGAVYTTVHGPQPTTDGPAIEQGSTTDEAWTVFVDGKAQSVKPRYRGHRFDLKDRNIVHFQYDFKVGGKTVRVNETPTLLWSDGKPVGLRRQFSVGDYTADGFKGATMGSLSFEVALGNANGTFKHFLPSGGTYSVENGKNEFKFSGNLATVDALMDPAPGALQTVIDSKELYASISPQGGSQDQQKKEQESDVREAGLAYRGYQLDRALLFIPRLVPNQTPNVSRKIDQILFFGSDDFGLQGKMYVDISGWIKIKKPGLYLFRLSSDDGSRLTIRGEKVIDNDGVHEAVAKEGSLELDAGSHPMKLEYFNNTPDSFLQLEWKKPGDANWDVVPADAFETLADEVRVTSPGNKKVIDSLFPQRPGDGRPLLDVHPSFDLTTPRPKDFNPRVGGMDFYPDGRMVMCTWDPDGAVYEVSGTETGDPSKVKVKKIATGLSEPLGIKIVGKDIYVFQKGEMTRLRDLDGDGIIDEYYCLCNGFGVTENFHEFSFGLVYDKGYLYGTLAIGMNAAGRSTEKQNFDRGRVIKVNATTGDYQFVASGLRTPNGISKDAKGRIFITDNQGDWLPSCKLLELTPGAFYGNRSVDPDGMKNTKDVLPICWFPQGEIGNSTSQPASFDYGPYKGQMIVGDVTHGGLKRVYMENVNGRLQGTAFRLTQGLEAGINRVIIGPDKSVYVGGIGSTGNWGQEGKERYGLQRLTYNGKTTFEMLAVRPAKNGAEIELTEPLLDNGLPYYLSDFFVSTWTYVPENTYGGPKVDEKELPVKSLTISKDRKKIFLEFDGVQPNHVLYFKMPSELQAANGDLMWSTEAWSTVNSVPNRTGKVSPAKTVANYSVMSAEEKAEGFKFLFDGSSMDAFRGYNRKDLPKGWVIADGVLAYVPGVEGGDIITKEQYGDFELRMEWKISEGGNSGIMYHVQEGKGATFETGIEMQVLDNARHNDGKNPLTSAGSAYGLYAPTQKVVLPADQWNRVRIICKGNHVEHWLNGVKVVEYEKDSPDFKERLAKSKFKDWADFAKFSTGYIALQDHGDTVAFRNIRIRKL